The Desulfobacterales bacterium genome contains the following window.
AAACTCACTTAAAGACATGTTTAAAAGCTCTGCCGCTTTGCTAAAACTAATTATTTGTTCGGCAGCGGCATGAAGGACAATCTGTTTAAATCTGTTTGCTTTTTCTTTGCCTTCATATTCTCCAGGCTCATTTTTTCTCCAGCCATTTTTATTAATGTAAATATTGAAACTCTTATAAGTATTATCAGAAATAATTTTTAAGTAAAATGCCCTTGCCATGATAGCCTGCATAGATACTCCAAAAATACCTTTTAATTTTTTTAACTCCCATTCAGTAATTTTATTTCGGTTAGTCCCTAATTCTTCCCTCATCATTTCCTGTGGCAATAGCAAAGCACCAGCAAATGCATGACATAGCTTTTCATGGGATTCTTCCATTCCATCAGAAAAATCAAGTAGCAAATGTCCTATTTCGTGCGCTATAGTAAATCTTTTGCGAACCATATCACTATCAGCAAATATACATATCACTGGTATCATCATGCCTTCAACAAAACAAGAAAGTCCATCAAACCTTTCAGTATTTTCAACCTCAAAAATTTTAAATCCTTTATCTTCTAAAAGTTCGACTAAATGAGGGAGAGGTCCTTTGCCAATATCCCATTTCTCTCTTATTTCAACTGCCGCTCTTTCTATATCTTGATAATTCTTAATGCGGTTATTGGTTACAGGGTTTATAAATGATGACTTAATGTTAAGAATATCCTCTATCTCAAGATATTTTTCCAAAAAATTAATGGTCTGGAATTTTATTTGGTCTGCTTTTTTTTTGCTAAGATTAGATTTCTTTCTAAACTCAATACCAGTTATTGAAACTTGTGAGCGGAAAAAATAATCAACCTTTACATCAAGAGCCTTAGCAATTGAAATCAATACATCGCTGCTGGGATTTATTTGACCTTTTTCATATTTGCTAAGTGCTTGTTTCGTTACAATAGAATCAGTTTTTTTTGCAAGCGCATCCAAGCTTAATCCAGCCATTTTGCGAGCGGAACATAATCTTTCCCCAAATCTCGTAATCATAAATTTTACTCCTTTAGTTGACAAATATCATAGATAATAAAAATTTTGTCAACTAAAAAGAATTATAAAGCAATAAGATTAAATTCTTAAAATAGAATATAGTATTAAGATAATTTTTCTATCTTTAATATTTTTAGCCTTAGTCATAGTTTAATATTTTTATATATTTTATTTTAAGAATATATTGTAGTCTTTAACTGTCTGAGTAAATTGTCTGAATCAGAATTTTCAGAATTAAAGAATTTTCAGAATGTCATTTTACCCGTTCCTTTCATTGCAAACATTATATTTAGGATTAAAAATAAGTTTATATTGAAGGCTGGTTGAGCCAAAATTAATAAGTAATCCTCTCGGAAAATCATAAGCTACAACGTAATTCTTAGCCTGTGACAAATGAACATCTTCAAGATTAATCAATGCTTTTAATTCTACAACAACTTTATTTTCTACTATAAAATCAGCTCTACGCGTCCCAACTTCAATGCCATCATAGAAAATAGCCTGCTCTTTTTCTCTCTCAAATTCTATCCCAGCTTTGCCTAACTCTATCGCCAAACATCTTTGATAAATAACTTCCTGAAATCCGTTGCCTAATACATTATGCACTTTCATAGCACAGCCAATTATTTTATATGTTGTTTCATCTTTTTTCATATCAAAATCTTCAAAATCGTTGAATTAATTGTCTGAAGAGTGATCTATGTTTTTTTCAAATCATTTTTCATATCAGAAAAAGGATTAACTATTTTTGTCTTATCAATTCTAAAATTATTTTGCATATCTTCGGAATAAAGAATCCCACAACCAGCATATAATGCTCCTGCTAAAATAAGGCTATCCCAAAATGAAAAATTGTGCTCTTCACGTATTAAAGATGCTTTGTGAAGTATTTCTTCATCAATCTCAACTATGTTGTATTTATTATAAAAAGATCTAATTAGCCCTCGTATTTTTTCTTCTGAAAAATTGGCTTTCTTTATAAGATTGACGCAGACTTCATTTATTACTTGAGTGCTGACAGTAATATCCTTCTTTTGGATAACATTTTTAGCGATAGCTGATTTTTGAATGTCCTTTTCTATAAAACTATAAAGCCAAATATTTGAATCTATAAAATAATTTTTGTTTTCTTTATCCCCTGTCATAAATTTCATCTCTTCTTAACGGTTTAAAATTTGGTAGTTTAATAGGTGAACGGACTAATTCTTCAATAGTATCAGATGAAAATTCTGACTTTTCATTTGTCAGTATAATGACTTTAACACTATCTTTTAATTTATTCTTATAAATTTCAGGAATTTCAATTATTCCGTTTTTTATCTTTGCCCTGAACTCAATTGCATACATAATATTTGTCTCCTTTAAATTTAAAGCCTTTGATCGCCATAATTAAATTGTCTGAATCAGAATTTACAGAATTAAAGAATTTACAGAATTAAATTGCATAAATTTTCTCAGCCTCTACATGAAAAATTACCCGCTACCCCATTCTGAAAATTCTAAAATTCTGATTTAGCATCTAAAGAATTATATTCTAAAAATAGAATACTAATTAAAGCTATTTTTTCTATCTTCACTATTTTTAGCCTTAATAATAGGTTTAATTTTTAATATAGTTTGTTTTAGGAATATATTCCACATAAATTACCCACAATCCCATTCTGTAAATTCTAAAATTCTGAAAATTCTGATTCAGACAACTATTAATCACGCATTCCAAAAAATCTCTTTTCAAACTCCTTCCATACCTCTTCATAATCTTTTTCCCTATCACACCTGTCAAAAGGAGCTTCATAAACTATAACTCGCTCAACAGAACCTCCCGGCATTGTGTCATCAATTATATTTCTTTCTACCTTACCCGACTTCATATCTTTTCTATTATTCCATTCAGCCCTTGAAAACCCTACACCTGTAAGCCCCTTTGAACAAGTAAACACAATCCTCCCGTTTCGGTCATACCAAGTATCAGATTCATACTGCCTCAATACAGGAAACTGCACCCGATAAATCGTCTTTAACTCCTCAAGACTCAAACCCAATGCCATAGACGCCAAAACATCTATCTCAACTAATGCCTGCCTACGAGCATAATCCGTCCGCAAAGCACAGTTACGATGCCAATTCGAAGTCAAATTAGCAAAAAAAGAATCAGAAAGGCGTGCGTCTTTTTTTGCCCAAGAATCTTTACGGAAAGATGATTGAAAACAGGATTGCCAAAGGTCTGCGTAATGAATGGTAAGGCAATTAATTAATAAAGTTCTCAAAATATTTTTTGCATTCATATCTAAAATTGGAAATGTTTCCCAAGAATAATGAAGATTACTTCTACCAGTTGTTTTTATAAAAAAATCAGCGATAAGAGAACAAGCAAATGAAGACGCTAAAACTAAAGAATTAATTTTAATAAAAGTAGTTGTTTGAACTCCATTAATATGTCCAACTTTTTTTGGGATAATACTTCCAATAAGTGTTCTTTCCGCTGATGCTCCAATCATACCTCTATAAGCTAACCTATAACAATCCGTTACCAATATCTCACCATCTTTTGTCGAAAATTTTGGCGTCCTCTTCCGATACTCATTTTTATCACAATCTGAAACATAATTAGTTCTCGGCAGATAGTCATCTGGCAAAGTCGTTAAGTCAAGTATATCGTAATGGGAATTTTGAGTGCAAACCGCTCTTGGAGTTTTATAAAAAGGATTGCCGACAAAAAAATGAGGACCTGATAAAATCCATTGGGAAGCATCATCGGGAAAACAAGTTTTACGCTTAATAGTATGGTCGTTTTGAGAATTGGTTTCATTCCAATGTTGTGTAGAAAACATTTCCTCTCGCAAGTCTCCTAACCTTCGAGGCTGCGCTGCAAATTTTCTTAAAACTTCTACGATTTGTTTTGAATGAACCGCTGGCAAACGTCCTGCTAAAGGAGGTGTTCCTTCTGCATCAT
Protein-coding sequences here:
- a CDS encoding GxxExxY protein, which gives rise to MKKDETTYKIIGCAMKVHNVLGNGFQEVIYQRCLAIELGKAGIEFEREKEQAIFYDGIEVGTRRADFIVENKVVVELKALINLEDVHLSQAKNYVVAYDFPRGLLINFGSTSLQYKLIFNPKYNVCNERNG
- a CDS encoding helix-turn-helix domain-containing protein, with the translated sequence MITRFGERLCSARKMAGLSLDALAKKTDSIVTKQALSKYEKGQINPSSDVLISIAKALDVKVDYFFRSQVSITGIEFRKKSNLSKKKADQIKFQTINFLEKYLEIEDILNIKSSFINPVTNNRIKNYQDIERAAVEIREKWDIGKGPLPHLVELLEDKGFKIFEVENTERFDGLSCFVEGMMIPVICIFADSDMVRKRFTIAHEIGHLLLDFSDGMEESHEKLCHAFAGALLLPQEMMREELGTNRNKITEWELKKLKGIFGVSMQAIMARAFYLKIISDNTYKSFNIYINKNGWRKNEPGEYEGKEKANRFKQIVLHAAAEQIISFSKAAELLNMSLSEFEREVNIVS
- a CDS encoding PIN domain-containing protein; amino-acid sequence: MTGDKENKNYFIDSNIWLYSFIEKDIQKSAIAKNVIQKKDITVSTQVINEVCVNLIKKANFSEEKIRGLIRSFYNKYNIVEIDEEILHKASLIREEHNFSFWDSLILAGALYAGCGILYSEDMQNNFRIDKTKIVNPFSDMKNDLKKT